The following proteins are encoded in a genomic region of Fervidobacterium pennivorans DSM 9078:
- a CDS encoding mannose-1-phosphate guanylyltransferase, whose product MAETKDFALIMAGGKGERFWPLSTDERPKQFLNLFSDKTMIQLTVERLEGLVPINHTFVVTGKQYVEITSEQLAGLPRENIIVEPMGRNTAPAIALSAFYIKKHFGSANLVVLPADHLVKDVEGFRKALKSALDFIKKNKDAVVTLGIKPDRPETGYGYIKFVRENEDVKYNETVLRVQRFVEKPAYEVALKYLEEGNYLWNAGIFIWNVDTIIETTRKFLPKTYEILNKLFELPENSYEQALKELYPQVDNISVDYGIMEHYDRIYVIPSAFGWDDVGSWTSVERHSEKDEMGNVLASNVYYFKSKGNIVKTNKKTILNDVEDLIVIETDEYIVISSKKSAQGIKDIKKEVGK is encoded by the coding sequence ACCAAAACAGTTTTTGAATTTGTTCAGTGACAAGACGATGATACAGCTCACCGTTGAAAGACTTGAGGGACTTGTTCCGATTAATCATACGTTTGTTGTTACAGGCAAGCAGTATGTAGAAATCACAAGTGAACAGTTGGCAGGGTTGCCAAGGGAGAATATAATTGTTGAGCCGATGGGGAGAAATACAGCACCAGCAATCGCATTATCGGCTTTCTATATCAAAAAACATTTTGGCAGTGCTAACCTTGTGGTTCTACCAGCGGATCATCTTGTAAAGGACGTTGAAGGGTTTAGGAAGGCTTTGAAGAGTGCTTTGGATTTTATCAAGAAAAATAAAGATGCCGTCGTTACTCTTGGAATAAAGCCAGATAGACCTGAGACAGGATATGGGTATATTAAATTCGTGAGGGAGAATGAAGATGTTAAATACAACGAAACGGTATTGAGAGTTCAAAGATTTGTTGAAAAGCCAGCATATGAGGTAGCACTCAAATACTTAGAAGAGGGCAATTACCTGTGGAATGCTGGGATATTCATTTGGAATGTTGATACGATAATCGAGACAACAAGAAAATTTCTACCAAAGACTTACGAAATTCTCAATAAGTTATTTGAATTGCCTGAGAATTCATACGAGCAGGCTTTGAAAGAACTCTATCCACAGGTTGATAATATCTCCGTTGACTATGGGATAATGGAGCATTACGATAGGATTTATGTTATCCCTTCGGCATTTGGGTGGGACGATGTGGGAAGTTGGACAAGTGTTGAAAGGCACAGTGAGAAAGACGAGATGGGAAATGTGTTGGCGAGTAATGTGTATTATTTCAAGAGTAAGGGAAATATAGTCAAAACGAACAAGAAGACGATTCTGAACGATGTTGAGGATTTGATAGTGATTGAGACGGATGAGTATATAGTGATTTCGAGTAAGAAATCGGCGCAGGGGATTAAGGATATAAAGAAGGAAGTAGGTAAGTAA
- a CDS encoding KAP family P-loop domain protein gives MDDKGISVLIPLLTDKPLRESDSDWLVNRQEEISYLNNITAHLPFGILGVAGETGIGKTTVLNFVKPSHVYVQTVNISLRETMESILYDLLYSLASKLEHDNDVGEVARECKDWITEEVATLKGFSLGFSMLGNTEAKFEKSRAPRFNFFAARERLGLLIEETVNAKRKFLLIVDELDKEKKEDVLRVIDALKTQLLIENLVVVFSLPFAIYREYVSDRMRWNEAGNLENVFKDIVFLEPLKALDIKEMLVKRLDRYLDFVEHDVLEVAADFSDGNPRDALWILYKSVYDNIHEDKLRKVHLLNTINKVVKEYISTGVSLTENQKKAVKLLGDYFGPKEGILEILQKNGFKRTTAYSVFEQLVEKRFLIVRDGNYKISGKFKFVDF, from the coding sequence ATGGATGACAAGGGTATTTCTGTTCTTATTCCTCTTTTAACGGATAAGCCTTTGAGAGAATCAGATTCAGATTGGTTAGTTAATAGGCAAGAGGAGATAAGTTATCTCAATAATATTACAGCTCACTTGCCTTTTGGAATACTTGGTGTGGCTGGTGAGACTGGTATTGGAAAAACAACGGTACTCAATTTTGTGAAACCATCGCACGTATATGTTCAAACTGTCAATATTTCTCTCCGAGAGACTATGGAAAGTATTCTCTACGATTTGCTTTATTCATTAGCCTCAAAGTTGGAACACGACAATGATGTTGGTGAGGTTGCAAGAGAGTGCAAGGACTGGATTACTGAAGAGGTAGCGACTCTGAAGGGATTTTCATTGGGCTTTTCGATGCTTGGCAACACGGAAGCTAAATTTGAAAAGTCCAGAGCCCCGCGATTTAATTTCTTTGCCGCTCGCGAACGGCTCGGGTTGTTAATTGAAGAAACGGTGAATGCAAAGAGAAAATTCTTGCTGATAGTTGACGAACTGGACAAGGAAAAGAAAGAAGATGTGTTGAGAGTTATTGATGCATTGAAAACGCAGCTTCTTATCGAGAACTTAGTTGTTGTGTTCTCATTACCGTTTGCCATATACAGAGAATATGTATCTGATAGGATGCGCTGGAACGAAGCGGGGAATCTGGAGAATGTTTTTAAAGACATCGTGTTTTTAGAACCTTTGAAAGCCTTGGATATCAAAGAAATGTTGGTCAAAAGATTAGATAGATACTTGGACTTCGTTGAGCACGATGTGCTTGAGGTCGCTGCTGACTTTTCAGACGGAAATCCAAGAGATGCGCTATGGATATTATACAAAAGTGTGTACGACAACATACATGAGGATAAGCTTAGAAAGGTACATTTGTTAAATACAATCAATAAGGTTGTTAAAGAGTATATCTCAACGGGTGTTAGCTTAACTGAAAATCAGAAGAAAGCAGTTAAATTGTTGGGGGATTATTTTGGTCCAAAGGAAGGAATTTTGGAAATTCTCCAAAAGAATGGTTTCAAAAGAACAACAGCATATTCGGTTTTTGAACAGTTAGTTGAAAAAAGATTTTTGATAGTCAGAGATGGTAATTACAAAATCTCTGGGAAGTTCAAATTTGTTGATTTCTAA
- a CDS encoding sugar ABC transporter ATP-binding protein: MPEKVLEVKNISKSFPGAQALKNVSLDLYEKEVLALVGENGAGKSTLIKIISGVHKADSGEIYYLGNKVNFKDPTEAISNGISTIHQELNLFEELTVAENIFVGNVKGFRFSKRKAFEVIKNLLESLKFNIRPDEKVKNLNTSEKQLVSIAKALFLNARIIIMDEPTATITEYEAERLFEIIKNLKNKGVSVIFISHRLEEIYQIADRVTVLRDGELIGTKRINEVSREELIRMMVGRKIEEMYPKFNQPKNETIFIVENLSVSNFVKNVTFEVRKGEIFGIAGLVGSGKSEIALGIFGNLPATWSRMVLNNTELEPSKNMLKHGIALVPEDRKKMGLVLELDLMRNIVLQNADEVSKGLHISWKKAKAMAFEEIRKYSIKVSSMFQKVKTLSGGNQQKVVLAKVLRKTPQLVMLVEPTRGIDVATKVEVYNIVNKLANEGVGVIFISSELPEILGLCDRVLVMHRGRSMGILERHELSEEKILKLATGVDD; this comes from the coding sequence ATGCCTGAAAAGGTACTTGAAGTAAAGAATATCAGTAAATCATTTCCTGGGGCGCAAGCACTGAAAAATGTCAGCCTAGACCTTTACGAAAAAGAAGTTCTTGCGCTTGTCGGTGAGAATGGTGCTGGTAAAAGTACGCTTATAAAGATAATAAGCGGTGTTCATAAAGCAGATAGTGGGGAAATTTACTACCTCGGTAACAAAGTTAACTTCAAAGATCCGACCGAAGCTATTTCCAACGGCATCTCCACAATACACCAGGAACTGAACCTTTTTGAGGAATTAACCGTTGCAGAGAATATTTTTGTTGGAAACGTCAAAGGGTTTCGATTCTCTAAAAGAAAAGCGTTCGAAGTTATCAAAAATCTTCTCGAGAGCCTGAAATTCAATATAAGACCAGACGAAAAAGTCAAGAATCTTAATACATCCGAAAAACAGCTGGTATCTATTGCAAAAGCTCTGTTTTTAAACGCTCGCATAATAATAATGGATGAACCAACTGCAACAATCACTGAATACGAGGCTGAAAGACTATTTGAAATCATCAAAAACCTAAAAAACAAAGGCGTTTCGGTAATATTCATATCCCACAGGCTGGAAGAGATTTATCAAATAGCAGACCGAGTTACAGTCCTTAGAGATGGCGAACTCATTGGGACCAAGCGTATAAACGAAGTTAGCAGAGAAGAACTTATAAGGATGATGGTTGGTAGGAAAATCGAGGAAATGTATCCCAAGTTCAATCAACCTAAGAATGAAACTATATTTATAGTGGAGAATCTTTCGGTAAGCAATTTTGTAAAAAACGTAACTTTCGAAGTTCGAAAGGGAGAGATATTCGGTATAGCAGGGCTTGTTGGATCCGGAAAATCTGAAATCGCGTTGGGGATTTTCGGAAACTTACCAGCGACCTGGTCAAGAATGGTACTGAATAATACTGAGCTTGAACCGTCAAAAAATATGCTTAAGCACGGGATCGCATTGGTCCCGGAAGACAGGAAAAAGATGGGGTTAGTGCTCGAACTAGATCTCATGAGAAATATCGTTCTTCAAAATGCCGATGAAGTCTCAAAGGGTCTACACATTTCATGGAAAAAAGCCAAGGCTATGGCTTTTGAAGAGATTAGGAAATATTCTATTAAAGTTAGCAGCATGTTCCAGAAGGTCAAAACGCTATCAGGTGGTAATCAACAAAAGGTTGTTTTGGCCAAAGTTCTCAGAAAAACTCCTCAGTTAGTAATGCTGGTCGAACCAACAAGAGGTATCGACGTTGCAACAAAAGTTGAGGTTTATAACATCGTGAACAAGCTTGCCAATGAAGGTGTCGGAGTTATATTTATCTCTTCAGAACTTCCAGAAATACTCGGTTTGTGCGACAGGGTCCTTGTCATGCACCGAGGTCGCTCAATGGGTATACTCGAACGTCACGAATTGTCAGAGGAAAAGATTTTAAAACTTGCAACGGGGGTTGACGACTAA
- a CDS encoding radical SAM protein, with product MASYQEKLFNDSLSTLAKDLMEHLERCDLCPHQCGVNRFEGKVGFCRATADIEIASYGPHFGEESVLVGFGGSGTIFFTHCNMGCVFCQNYHISQLGEGRKVSIEELAGIMLTLQKMGCHNINLVTPTHYIPQIVSALVIAAKSGLRIPLVYNCGGYERKEIIALLDGIVDIYMPDFKYGDDEKALRYSKVPNYTKYAKEAVIEMQRQVGDLVVDDNGIALRGLIIRHLVMPNNVADSKKVLEFIAKEVSGKAYVNVMAQYYPTFKAHQFPEIARRITMGEYKEVLKFARQISPGFRFAE from the coding sequence GTGGCATCTTACCAGGAAAAACTTTTCAACGACTCATTATCAACCTTAGCCAAAGACCTGATGGAACATCTTGAGAGATGTGACCTTTGCCCTCACCAGTGTGGGGTTAATAGGTTCGAGGGCAAAGTTGGTTTTTGCCGTGCCACAGCAGATATTGAAATAGCAAGCTATGGACCACATTTTGGGGAAGAGTCTGTTTTGGTTGGTTTTGGTGGTTCTGGAACGATATTTTTTACTCACTGCAATATGGGGTGTGTTTTTTGCCAGAATTATCACATCAGTCAGCTTGGTGAGGGGAGAAAGGTTAGCATTGAAGAACTTGCCGGGATTATGCTTACTCTCCAAAAGATGGGGTGTCACAACATCAATTTAGTCACACCTACACATTATATCCCCCAGATTGTCTCTGCGCTTGTGATTGCAGCAAAGAGTGGGTTAAGAATTCCATTAGTCTACAATTGCGGCGGGTATGAACGCAAAGAGATAATAGCTCTACTTGATGGGATCGTCGATATATACATGCCCGATTTTAAATACGGAGATGATGAAAAAGCATTGCGATATTCTAAGGTTCCGAACTATACAAAATATGCAAAAGAAGCAGTTATTGAAATGCAACGTCAGGTTGGAGACTTGGTTGTGGATGACAATGGAATAGCCCTTAGAGGATTGATAATCAGACATTTGGTGATGCCAAATAATGTGGCAGATAGCAAGAAGGTGCTTGAGTTTATTGCAAAAGAGGTATCTGGTAAGGCGTATGTAAATGTAATGGCACAGTACTATCCTACCTTTAAAGCACATCAATTTCCGGAGATTGCAAGAAGAATAACGATGGGAGAATACAAAGAAGTGCTCAAATTTGCAAGGCAAATCAGCCCAGGATTCAGATTTGCTGAATGA
- a CDS encoding N-acetyltransferase, giving the protein MKMISETAKIGINVRLGENVVIEDNVVIGDNVVIGHNVVIRKDTVIGEGCVIGDNTVLGKKPFKASASATTDEKELPPLVLGKYVTIGANCVIYRGAVLHDFVFVGDLASIREDVEIGEYTIVGRGVAVENKTKIGKYVKIETNAYITAISTIEDYCFIAPNVTFTNDNFLGRTEERKKYFKGPTLKKGARIGASSTILPGIVIAEDTLIAAGSVVTKDTNPRKIYMGVPAREYKDVPPEQLLENQLYYKG; this is encoded by the coding sequence ATGAAAATGATTTCTGAAACTGCAAAGATAGGTATTAATGTGAGACTTGGTGAAAATGTTGTTATCGAAGATAATGTTGTGATTGGTGATAATGTTGTGATTGGTCACAATGTTGTTATCAGGAAAGACACGGTGATTGGTGAAGGGTGCGTTATAGGTGATAACACGGTGCTTGGAAAAAAGCCGTTTAAAGCTTCAGCATCTGCGACGACTGATGAGAAAGAGCTTCCTCCACTTGTGCTTGGGAAATACGTAACGATTGGTGCAAATTGTGTGATTTACAGAGGAGCAGTTTTGCATGATTTTGTGTTCGTTGGAGACCTTGCAAGTATACGAGAGGACGTGGAGATTGGGGAATATACAATAGTTGGTAGGGGAGTAGCAGTTGAGAATAAAACAAAGATAGGAAAGTATGTGAAGATAGAAACAAATGCTTATATTACTGCTATATCGACAATAGAAGATTATTGTTTCATAGCCCCGAATGTGACGTTTACAAACGACAATTTCTTGGGACGAACTGAGGAAAGGAAAAAGTATTTTAAAGGACCAACTTTGAAAAAAGGTGCACGTATCGGTGCTAGTTCGACGATACTTCCTGGAATAGTGATTGCCGAAGACACGCTCATTGCTGCCGGTTCGGTCGTCACGAAAGACACAAACCCAAGAAAGATTTACATGGGCGTTCCTGCAAGAGAATATAAAGATGTACCTCCAGAACAGTTGTTGGAGAATCAATTGTATTACAAAGGCTGA
- a CDS encoding ABC transporter permease: MNSKRLLAKVREYPAIVGLLGVVILFSLLSDRFFTLSNFVNVLRQVSMQAIIAFGMTVVIISGGIDLSVGSVFALSAAVLASIIAKSNSIFVGILAALLVGAAFGFFNGLLIAKGKLQPFIVTLATMAIARSLTLAYMEGMPITGFPSSFRFIGAGDVLGIPVPVIIMFSLLALMSYLTRFTKFGLYAYSIGGNELASRLSGVKVDLYKISFYVLSGILTAVSAVILTSRLNSAQPTFGVGYELDAIAAVVLGGASLSGGKGTVLGTFFGALIMGILNNGMNILNVSPFYQDAVKGIVILTAVLIEREG, translated from the coding sequence ATGAACTCGAAAAGATTGCTTGCTAAGGTTAGAGAGTATCCTGCTATAGTAGGACTTTTAGGTGTCGTAATACTCTTCAGTCTTTTATCAGACAGATTTTTTACGTTGTCGAATTTCGTTAACGTTCTTCGACAAGTCTCTATGCAGGCAATTATCGCTTTTGGCATGACGGTTGTGATAATTTCCGGAGGAATCGATCTGTCAGTCGGCTCTGTCTTTGCACTATCTGCTGCCGTTCTTGCTTCAATCATTGCAAAAAGTAACTCGATATTCGTTGGCATTTTGGCTGCTCTTTTGGTGGGGGCGGCTTTTGGGTTCTTCAACGGTTTACTCATAGCGAAGGGAAAACTCCAACCTTTTATTGTGACACTCGCTACTATGGCTATTGCTAGGAGTTTAACCCTTGCATATATGGAAGGAATGCCGATTACAGGGTTCCCTTCGTCTTTCCGTTTTATCGGTGCCGGCGATGTTTTGGGTATTCCCGTTCCCGTAATAATAATGTTTTCCTTACTCGCTCTCATGAGCTATCTAACTCGCTTCACAAAGTTCGGACTCTACGCGTACTCAATTGGTGGTAACGAACTGGCCTCTAGGTTAAGTGGTGTGAAAGTGGATCTTTACAAAATCAGTTTTTACGTTCTAAGTGGCATACTGACAGCAGTAAGCGCAGTAATTCTCACTTCAAGGTTGAACAGTGCACAACCAACTTTCGGTGTTGGATACGAGCTTGATGCCATCGCCGCGGTTGTTCTAGGTGGAGCAAGCTTATCGGGCGGCAAAGGAACGGTACTGGGCACCTTTTTCGGTGCTCTCATTATGGGTATATTAAACAACGGCATGAACATACTAAATGTTTCCCCATTTTACCAAGATGCAGTCAAAGGCATCGTTATTTTGACGGCTGTGTTGATCGAACGTGAAGGGTAA
- a CDS encoding acetamidase/formamidase family protein, whose product MGHKYFVSSKNKVFAFSSDMKPALVIENGDEVVFETMDCFSNQIRTAEDRLEHLNWSEVNPATGPVFLEGAKPGDALVVKILDVEVANQGVMIAGKGLGPLGEKFESFYTKIVKIENGCAIFNNLELPIDPMIGVIGVAPKEGSVNCGTPGPHGGNLDTRCIKKGTKVILPVFVEGGLLALGDLHALMGDGEVCGTGIEVAGKVTARIFVKKGLELRNPMVISEGSLLTLASARTLDEAMKSAVSDMAEFVLRYANISLEELTMLFSIVGHAEISQVVDPLVTVRFRMPLDVLEKLGFPKDTIGY is encoded by the coding sequence ATGGGACACAAGTATTTTGTTTCTTCAAAGAATAAAGTTTTTGCGTTTAGTAGTGATATGAAGCCTGCTTTGGTTATCGAAAATGGAGATGAAGTTGTCTTTGAAACGATGGATTGTTTTTCAAACCAGATAAGGACAGCAGAAGATAGGTTGGAGCATCTCAATTGGTCGGAAGTTAACCCTGCAACGGGTCCTGTTTTCTTGGAAGGAGCGAAGCCTGGGGATGCATTGGTAGTTAAGATACTCGATGTCGAAGTTGCAAATCAAGGTGTTATGATTGCTGGAAAAGGACTCGGACCTCTTGGAGAAAAGTTTGAAAGTTTTTATACAAAGATTGTGAAAATAGAAAACGGTTGTGCGATTTTTAATAATTTGGAATTGCCTATTGACCCAATGATAGGTGTGATTGGAGTAGCACCGAAAGAAGGAAGTGTAAATTGTGGTACTCCAGGACCCCATGGAGGGAATTTGGATACAAGGTGTATAAAGAAAGGGACAAAGGTGATTTTGCCGGTTTTTGTCGAAGGTGGTCTGCTTGCTTTGGGTGATTTACACGCGCTCATGGGGGATGGGGAAGTTTGTGGAACGGGGATAGAAGTTGCTGGGAAGGTTACGGCAAGAATTTTTGTCAAAAAGGGCTTGGAGCTCAGGAATCCGATGGTAATTTCTGAAGGTAGTTTGTTAACTTTAGCTTCTGCAAGAACATTGGATGAAGCGATGAAATCAGCCGTGAGTGATATGGCGGAGTTTGTACTAAGATATGCTAACATTAGCCTTGAAGAATTGACGATGTTGTTTAGCATCGTTGGACATGCTGAGATTTCACAAGTTGTAGACCCACTTGTAACGGTAAGGTTTAGGATGCCACTGGATGTTCTTGAAAAGTTGGGGTTTCCGAAAGATACTATTGGATATTAG
- the rbsK gene encoding ribokinase, producing MIAIVGSSNIDIVLTVEHFTNPGETQRITKLEYFPGGKGANQAVAIARLSEKPVYFLTAVGDDQYGKILTENYERENIHGYRVVSGISTGMAFIEVCLSGENRIIIYPGANACLTQEMVLDSKEELLKANILLVQNEIPFETTLYACAMFKEASKIVIFDPAPAQDIRPEIFRYVDFLTPNEEELNALSKTFFDNFVSIEDSFEKFNKLGLKAMIVKLGDKGATYVDSNRLFNIPTIKVTAVDTTAAGDVFNGALAVALSEGKDLAEAIRYANICAAISVTRKGAQPSIPKRIEVEEFLKGIQPL from the coding sequence ATGATTGCTATCGTTGGAAGCTCAAACATAGATATCGTGCTCACAGTGGAACATTTCACAAATCCCGGAGAGACTCAGAGAATAACTAAACTTGAGTATTTTCCTGGTGGAAAAGGAGCCAACCAAGCAGTTGCTATTGCCCGCCTATCTGAGAAACCCGTGTATTTTCTCACCGCCGTAGGTGATGATCAATACGGAAAAATATTGACTGAAAACTACGAACGCGAGAATATTCACGGATACAGAGTTGTCAGTGGTATCTCGACAGGTATGGCTTTTATCGAAGTTTGCCTCTCGGGAGAGAATAGAATAATAATCTATCCAGGTGCGAATGCTTGTTTAACTCAAGAAATGGTATTAGATTCGAAAGAGGAGCTGCTCAAAGCTAATATCTTACTTGTACAGAACGAGATACCTTTCGAAACAACACTCTACGCTTGTGCTATGTTTAAAGAAGCAAGCAAAATAGTTATTTTTGACCCCGCACCAGCTCAAGATATCAGGCCCGAGATTTTTAGATATGTCGACTTTCTTACACCAAATGAGGAAGAACTTAACGCACTTAGCAAAACGTTTTTTGACAATTTTGTTTCAATAGAAGATTCTTTCGAAAAATTCAACAAATTAGGTTTGAAGGCTATGATAGTTAAACTGGGGGATAAGGGAGCAACGTATGTAGATTCCAACAGACTCTTCAACATTCCAACAATAAAAGTCACAGCTGTCGACACAACAGCAGCTGGCGATGTCTTTAATGGAGCTCTTGCAGTAGCCTTGAGTGAAGGTAAAGACTTAGCCGAGGCTATAAGATACGCCAATATATGTGCGGCTATCTCTGTTACAAGAAAAGGTGCTCAGCCATCAATTCCCAAAAGGATTGAAGTTGAAGAGTTTTTAAAAGGTATTCAGCCTTTGTAA
- the rbsD gene encoding D-ribose pyranase translates to MKKQGIFNSQIAKVVASMGHKDMLAIVDLGFPIPDAVEKIDIVLDYGKPRFSDVLEVVLKELEVEQCIIATESSEIFIDEIQKKLPSAELKKISHEELKELAKKCKAVIRTGDTTPYSNAILVAGVIF, encoded by the coding sequence TTGAAAAAGCAGGGCATTTTCAACTCACAGATCGCAAAAGTTGTTGCCTCGATGGGTCATAAAGACATGTTAGCAATTGTGGATTTGGGGTTTCCAATTCCTGATGCCGTTGAGAAGATAGATATAGTTTTAGACTACGGAAAACCAAGGTTTTCAGATGTTCTTGAGGTTGTTCTTAAGGAACTAGAAGTTGAGCAATGCATTATTGCTACCGAGTCATCAGAAATTTTTATTGATGAGATTCAAAAAAAATTGCCATCAGCTGAGCTTAAAAAGATCTCACATGAGGAGTTGAAAGAGTTGGCGAAAAAGTGTAAAGCGGTTATTCGAACAGGGGATACAACACCTTATTCCAACGCAATACTTGTGGCTGGGGTGATCTTCTAA
- a CDS encoding D-ribose ABC transporter substrate-binding protein, giving the protein MKRLVVVLAVLLLVVSAFSFRVGLSLSTLNNPFFVTLRDGALAAAKELGITLLVVDAQDKPAKQLNDIEDLIQKKVDLIIINPTDSAAIVPAIEAANKAKIPVITVDRAAAGGQVVVHIASDNVAGGAMAARFIAEQLKGKGKVVMLVGIPGTSAARDRGLGFKTELKKYPGIQLVAEQVANFNRAEGMRVMENILQAYPDIDAVFAQNDEMALGAIEAIRAAKKLGKIMVVGFDAIPDALEAVKKGEMAATVAQQPYLMGQLAVQKAYEYLKQKTIFIPVELELVTKGK; this is encoded by the coding sequence ATGAAAAGGTTAGTGGTGGTTCTTGCGGTGTTGCTTTTGGTAGTCTCAGCTTTCAGCTTCAGGGTAGGTCTCTCGTTGTCAACACTTAACAACCCGTTCTTTGTAACACTTAGAGATGGAGCTCTTGCAGCTGCAAAAGAACTCGGAATAACTTTACTTGTTGTTGATGCACAAGACAAGCCGGCAAAACAACTCAACGACATTGAGGACTTGATTCAGAAAAAAGTTGACCTAATAATAATTAACCCAACAGACAGTGCCGCAATAGTGCCGGCAATTGAAGCTGCGAACAAAGCAAAGATTCCTGTTATCACGGTTGACCGCGCTGCAGCTGGTGGACAAGTTGTAGTTCACATAGCGTCTGACAATGTGGCAGGTGGAGCCATGGCAGCAAGATTCATAGCAGAACAACTCAAAGGCAAAGGAAAGGTTGTCATGCTTGTTGGAATTCCAGGAACTTCAGCTGCTCGTGACCGCGGACTTGGGTTTAAAACCGAGCTCAAAAAATACCCAGGGATCCAGCTTGTTGCAGAACAAGTCGCAAATTTCAATAGAGCAGAAGGTATGAGAGTCATGGAGAATATCCTTCAGGCATACCCTGATATTGACGCCGTTTTTGCGCAGAACGATGAGATGGCACTTGGTGCAATTGAAGCTATTAGAGCTGCCAAGAAACTTGGAAAGATAATGGTGGTAGGTTTCGATGCAATTCCAGATGCTCTCGAAGCAGTGAAAAAAGGCGAAATGGCAGCTACAGTGGCACAGCAACCTTACCTCATGGGTCAGCTCGCTGTTCAAAAAGCATACGAATACTTAAAGCAAAAGACAATATTTATTCCAGTGGAACTTGAGCTTGTGACAAAAGGGAAGTAA
- a CDS encoding LacI family DNA-binding transcriptional regulator: MKKVSIKDVAKLSGVSISTVSRVLTGSAPVSKELTEKVIKAVQELGYSPSSIARSLRNGATKTIGFILPDITNPFFAHIVRGAEDYLRKHGYTLIFGSSDQDKNEENHLLDVLLSKHIDGLLFTGSGDSNPKLLRKIEQGLKVVFLDRIIRGVNSSYVIVDNKKGINLLLDHLIENGHESFLFVNGDKNTFSAKQRHVAFMERMKSGKYKHEHYFTGFSYRAGYNFASQFDDILEFDAILCGNDLIAFGVIDALEEKGIHVPEQISVTGFDDIPFSKHYKPALTTVRQPMYEMGQKASELLLLMIKEQLSTAEGIILDPELVVRESTRRTKI; encoded by the coding sequence ATGAAAAAAGTAAGTATCAAAGATGTTGCTAAACTCTCAGGAGTTTCTATCTCGACAGTATCGAGAGTTTTAACAGGCTCCGCACCAGTCTCAAAGGAATTAACGGAAAAAGTTATCAAAGCCGTACAAGAACTGGGGTACTCTCCCAGTAGTATAGCTCGGAGTTTGAGGAATGGCGCAACAAAAACTATTGGTTTCATACTTCCAGACATAACAAACCCATTCTTTGCACACATCGTTCGTGGTGCAGAAGATTATTTAAGAAAACACGGCTACACTCTTATTTTCGGAAGCTCCGATCAAGACAAAAACGAAGAAAACCACCTACTCGATGTCCTTCTCTCCAAACACATAGATGGATTACTGTTCACAGGTTCTGGAGACTCTAATCCAAAATTACTCCGTAAAATTGAGCAGGGACTAAAAGTTGTCTTCTTGGACAGAATCATACGGGGTGTTAACTCCTCTTACGTTATCGTTGACAACAAAAAAGGTATAAACTTACTGCTCGACCATCTTATTGAAAACGGTCACGAGAGCTTTTTGTTTGTCAACGGTGATAAGAATACCTTCAGCGCAAAACAACGTCACGTAGCGTTTATGGAAAGAATGAAATCAGGTAAATACAAACATGAACACTATTTCACAGGATTTTCATATAGAGCAGGTTACAACTTTGCTTCGCAGTTCGATGATATATTAGAATTCGACGCAATTCTGTGTGGAAATGACTTGATAGCCTTTGGAGTTATAGACGCTTTGGAAGAGAAAGGGATACATGTCCCTGAACAAATTAGTGTAACAGGTTTCGATGATATACCCTTCAGCAAGCACTATAAACCCGCCTTAACAACTGTACGCCAGCCGATGTACGAGATGGGTCAAAAAGCTTCCGAACTCTTATTACTTATGATAAAAGAGCAGTTATCAACAGCCGAAGGAATTATCCTAGATCCGGAACTTGTAGTCCGAGAATCAACAAGGAGGACAAAAATATGA